From a region of the Mauremys mutica isolate MM-2020 ecotype Southern chromosome 12, ASM2049712v1, whole genome shotgun sequence genome:
- the MILR1 gene encoding allergin-1, whose protein sequence is MGDVQSTQESQKSNETDSEQLSNPEFGSLQKSLEVGIGQNVTLSCRSTNGSLPINYTFFRGSQNLWPTIPKTDRNPALFNLTISSASDMGEYKCKVVNGISNSAKYSESLNFTLLAPVSKPVLTTTTSQVRIGQNVTLSCHSENGSSPINYVFFKGRKTMSSKISMQGKAAAVLNVTINSSGDLGDYKCKAENNIPNNTKYSNSLNFTLAEEDGLSYPLSIFLVLLFLLVVIATALLVPFLILPWCKARKLKSTGSSTGFVSTDKATGSETYATYTEIEYAKSEEVEYANILIRKEEEDRKVNKTADTTVVYSEVIVRDGTQQGKFPL, encoded by the exons ATGGGTGACG TTCAATCCACTCAGGAGAGTCAAAAATCCAATGAGACAGATAGCG agcaaCTGTCTAACCCTGAGTTTGGATCTCTCCAAAAGAGCTTGGAGGTAGGAATTGGCCAGAATGTGACCCTATCCTGTCGATCCACCAATGGCTCTCTTCCTATCAACTATACATTTTTTAGAGGAAGTCAGAATCTGTGGCCGACTATACCGAAGACAGACAGGAACCCAGCCCTGTTTAACCTAACTATCAGTTCTGCCAGTGATATGGGGGAATATAAATGCAAAGTTGTAAATGGAATCTCCAACAGTGCAAAATACAGCGAGAGTCTCAACTTTACGTTACTAG CTCCAGTGTCCAAACCAGTGCTGACCACGACTACTTCCCAAGTGAGGATAGGCCAGAATGTGACACTGTCTTGTCACTCAGAAAACGGCTCTTCTCCCATCAACtatgtattttttaaaggaaggaaGACTATGTCATCCAAAATATCTATGCAAGGGAAGGCTGCAGCTGTGTTAAATGTAACTATCAATTCTTCAGGTGACTTGGGTGACTATAAATGCAAAGCTGAAAATAATATCCCCAATAACACAAAATATAGCAACAGTCTCAACTTTACACTAGCAG AAGAGGATGGCCTTTCCTATCCCCTCTCCATTTTTCTTGTGCTACTGTTTCTGCTGGTGGTGATAGCAACTGCCCTACTGGTTCCGTTTCTGATCCTGCCTTGGTGTAAAGCAA GAAAACTGAAGTCAACAGGCTCCTCGACTGGTTTTGTTTCAACAGACAAGGCAACAGGGTCTGAAACCTATGCGACATACACTGAGATTG AGTATGCTaaatctgaagaagtggagtACGCCAACATACTGATTAGAAAAGAGGAGGAAGATAGGAAAG TGAACAAGACGGCAGATACTACAGTTGTCTACTCTGAAGTCATCGTAAGAGATGGAACGCAACAAGGTAAGTTTCCTCTCTGA
- the POLG2 gene encoding LOW QUALITY PROTEIN: DNA polymerase subunit gamma-2, mitochondrial (The sequence of the model RefSeq protein was modified relative to this genomic sequence to represent the inferred CDS: deleted 1 base in 1 codon), with protein GAAGCVPKEALSKGGPAAGTHLGFLLEGLPPRLWAPGDGAEEELGSPVVGLGGGFQGAVFAVDSLLHRAPGAGMLPAGEALSLIQVGALSEIFQNKELNKEQITAALEKVLGMSGVLREDLLHGALEQYINCLELVNKKLPCGLAQVGVCFHPVPDIEPQNDNIARIGERTMSSLVWFSSARTAGQWLDYWLRQRLQWWRKFAIGPSNFSSSDFQDKEGRKGNHLYYSFPWGKEPIETLQSLGDKELLQMYPGNKSKLHGRDGRKNVIPHVLSVSGNLDQGVLAYLCDSLQLTESSLTRKKTLQRKVLKLHPCLTPIKVALDVGRGPTMELRQVCQGLFNELIEKGISVWPGYLETMQTPLEQLYAKYDEMSVLFTILISDATLENGVVQLRSRDTTMKEMMHISRLKDFLTKYITAAKNV; from the exons GGTGCTGCTGGATGTGTGCCAAAGGAGGCACTTTCTAAGGGGGGACCAGCAGCAGGCACTCACTTGGGATTCTTACTTGAGGGGCTGCCACCCAGGCTTTGGGCCCCTGGGGATGGAGCTGAGGAAGAACTTGGCAGCCCAGTGGTGGGCCTCGGTGGTGGTTTCCAGGGAGCA GTGTTTGCAGTGGATTCTTTGCTACATCGTGCTCCAGGAGCGGGCATGCTGCCAGCAGGGGAGGCTCTCAGCCTGATACAGGTTGGAGCCCTGAGTGAAATCTTCCAGAATAAAGAATTAAACAAAGAGCAGATAACTGCAGCTCTGGAAAAGGTGCTAGGGATGTCTGGGGTGCTGCGAGAGGACCTTCTTCATG GTGCTCTAGAGCAATATATTAATTGTCTAGAATTGGTAAACAAGAAGCTGCCATGTGGACTTGCTCAGGTTGGAGTATGTTTTCATCCTGTTCCCGACATTGAGCCTCAGAATGACAATATCGCAAG AATAGGCGAAAGGACAATGTCTTCCCTTGTATGGTTTAGCTCTGCCAGAACTGCAGGACAGTGGCTTGATTACTGGTTACGCCAGCGGCTTCAGTGGTGGAGAAAG TTTGCGATAGGCCCATCCAACTTCAGTAGCAGCGACTTTCAAGATAAagagggaagaaaaggaaatcaTTTGTACTACAGCTTTCCTTGGGGAAAGGAACCAATAGAAACGTTGCAGAGTCTAGGAGATAAGGAACTGTTACAAATGTATCCAGGGAATAAATCAAAATTACAT GGCCGGGATGGAAGGAAGAATGTTATTCCTCATGTGCTGTCTGTGAGTGGCAATCTGGACCAAGGAGTGCTAGCATATCTCTGTGATTCTCTGCAGCTCACAGAGAGCTCACTAACAAGAAAGAAAACTCTTCAAAGAAAG GTACTTAAGCTTCACCCTTGTTTAACACCGATAAAAGTTGCTTTGGATGTGGGAAGAGGCCCAACAATGGAGCTAAGACAG gtGTGTCAGGGGCTGTTCAATGAATTGATAGAGAAAGGAATTTCTGTGTGGCCTGGGTATCTTGAAACCATGCAGACACCTCTGGAGCAACTCTATGCAAA GTATGATGAGATGAGTGTCCTCTTCACAATCTTGATCAGTGATGCTACTCTGGAGAATGGAGTGGTTCAGCTGAGAAGCAGAGACACCACCATGAAAGAAATGATGCACATCTCTCGATTGAAGGACTTTTTAACTAAGTACATTACAGCAGCTAAAAATGTATAA